The genomic interval TGGGCTACTCGCAGGACTTCAATATTCCCGCCACCGAGTTCGTGTTTCAGCAGCGGATGCCCAACACGCTGCTGCTCACCGTACCGGCCCTGGTGCTCAGCACCCTGATCGCGGTGCCGCTGGGTATCTTCTCGGCAATCCGGCAGTACTCGCTGCCCGACTACCTCCTGACGTTTCTGAGCTTCCTGGCCTTCAGCGCGCCGGTCTTCTGGGTCGGGGCGATGGCGCTGTACCTCTTTGCGATCTTCTTGCCCAACGTCACGGGGGGCGCGGTGTCGCTGCCGCCCGGCGGCCTGGGGGGCGACGTGCCCGCCGACGCGGGCTGGTGGGCCGTGGCGCTCGACAAGCTCAAATACCTGATTCTGCCGCTCTCGATCCTGATGCTGCGCGAGATCGCCGTGACCACCCGCTTTATGCGCGCCAGCATGCTGGAGGTCATGAACCAGGACTTCATCCGCACCGCCCGCGCCAAGGGGCTGCCCGCGCGCCGGGTGCTGTACAAGCACGCCCTGCGCAACGCGCTGGTGCCCATCCTGACCATCATGGGCCTGTCGATTCCAGGTCTCTTCGGCGGCGCGGTGATCACCGAGACCGTCTTTTCCTGGCCGGGCATGGGCAAGGCGATTCTCGACGCGCTGGTCAGCAAGGACTTCAACGTCGTGATGGTCTCCTTGATGCTGCTCTCCATCCTGACGGTCGTGTTCCAGCTGCTGACCGATCTCGCCTACGCGGCCGTCGATCCGCGCATCCGGTACTCCTGAGGCCCCCATGACCACCGTCCCCGCCGCTTCCACCCCGCCGCTCCAGAGCCGCTCGACCTTGCAGATCTCTCTGCGGCGCCTGCTCAAGCACAAGGCCGCGATGCTCAGCCTCGCCGTGATCCTGCTGCTGATCCTGATGGCGATATTCGCCCCGTTCCTGGCGCCCTACGATCCCAACACGCAGGATCTGGGGGGCATCTACGCCCCGCCCGGCCCGCAGCACCTGCTGGGTCAGGACGAGCTGGGGCGCGACC from Deinococcus budaensis carries:
- a CDS encoding ABC transporter permease, yielding MGTYILKRILQMIPLLLLISLVIYGLTALQPGDPVDQLTFGNTNITPEDIARLKAAYGLDQPWYTRYLFWLGQAVRGDLGYSQDFNIPATEFVFQQRMPNTLLLTVPALVLSTLIAVPLGIFSAIRQYSLPDYLLTFLSFLAFSAPVFWVGAMALYLFAIFLPNVTGGAVSLPPGGLGGDVPADAGWWAVALDKLKYLILPLSILMLREIAVTTRFMRASMLEVMNQDFIRTARAKGLPARRVLYKHALRNALVPILTIMGLSIPGLFGGAVITETVFSWPGMGKAILDALVSKDFNVVMVSLMLLSILTVVFQLLTDLAYAAVDPRIRYS